In Molothrus ater isolate BHLD 08-10-18 breed brown headed cowbird chromosome 19, BPBGC_Mater_1.1, whole genome shotgun sequence, a single genomic region encodes these proteins:
- the RNF157 gene encoding E3 ubiquitin ligase RNF157 isoform X3, whose protein sequence is MGALTSRQNAGVEEVDIPANSVYRYPPKSGSYFANHFIMGGEKFDSTHPEGYLFGENSDLNFLGNRPVVFPYAAPPPQEPVKTLRSLINIRKDTLRLVKCSEEVKTPGEEVSKAKVHYNVEFTFDTDARVAITIYYQATEEFHNGVASYTPRDNSLQSETVHYKRGVCQQFCVPSHTIDPSEWSEEELGFDLDREVYPMVVQAVVDEGEEHSGHCHVLLATFEKHSDGTFCVKPLKQKQVVDGVSYLLQEIYGIENKYNTQDSKVAEDEVSDNSAECVVCLSDVRDTLILPCRHLCLCNTCADTLRYQANNCPICRLPFRALLQIRAMRKKLGPLSPTSFNPIIAAQTSDSEEHSSSEHIPPGYEVVSLLEALNGPLTPSPAALPLRALGDPPGVGTLPSYGSEGPLPPLRALAPLERLPDCGPVGLKLKKSISKSISQNSSILPEEEDEKSCTESELRVARRRSPARHEEECGATPESENLTLSSSGAIDQSSCTGTPLSSTISSPEEPVSSSLAQSVMSMASSQSQHSQLSTDTVSSMSGSYIAPGTEEEEEEEEEEEGDMLPSPAAASATASDGESTPVESPDLNFVSISAEERDAEGNDVLEDEDASPTQEDGPRTGAFLGLSCDNNNDMGIAHVRALDNKLCSEACLPGSSVCVKVHVRSVPTRFPPPTLVPLPCPELPKAAVPDSCPINIEE, encoded by the exons ATGGGGGCTCTGACCAGCCGGCAGAACGCAGGGGTGGAGGAAGTGGATATCCCCGCTAATTCCGTCTACAGATACCCCCCGAAATCCG GGAGTTACTTCGCCAACCACTTCATCATGGGCGGGGAGAAGTTCGACTCCACGCACCCCGAGGGGTACCTGTTCGGCGAGAACAGCGACCTCAACTTCCTGGGCAACCGGCCCGTGGTG TTCCCTTATGCTGCTCCACCTCCTCAGGAACCCGTGAAGACCCTCAGGAGTTTAATCAACATCCGCAAGGACACCCTGCGCCTCGTCAA gtGCTCGGAGGAGGTGAAGACCCCGGGGGAAGAAGTGAGCAAAGCCAAGGTGCACTACAACGTGGAGTTCACCTTCGACACGGACGCCCGTGTGGCCATAACCATCTACTACCAGGCCACTGAGGAATTCCACAACGGGGTGGCGAG CTACACCCCCAGGGACAACAGCCTGCAGTCAGAGACGGTGCACTACAAGCGGGGGGTGTGCCAGCAGTTCTGTGTGCCCTCCCACACCATCGACCCGTCCGAGTGGAGCGAGGAGGAG ctgggCTTCGACCTGGACCGCGAGGTTTATCCCATGGTGGTGCAGGCAGTGGTGGATGAAGGAGAGG AGCACAGTGGGCACTGCCACGTGCTGCTGGCCACCTTTGAGAAG CACAGTGATGGCACCTTCTGCGTGAAGCCCCTCAAGCAGAAGCAAGTG GTGGATGGTGTGAGCTACCTCCTGCAGGAGATCTACGGCATTGAGAACAAGTACAACACGCAGGACTCCAAG gtggCCGAGGACGAGGTGAGCGATAACAGCGCCGAGTGCGTGGTGTGCCTGTCGGACGTGCGGGACACGCTGATCCTGCCCTGCCGCCACCTCTGCCTGTGCAACACCTGCGCCGACACCCTGCGCTACCAGGCCAACAACTGCCCCATCTGCCGGCTGC ctttCCGAGCCTTGCTTCAAATCCGAGCCATGAGGAAAAAGCTGGGCCCACTCTCGCCCACCAGCTTCAACCCCATCATCGCCGCGCAGACCTCGGACTCCGAGGAGCACTCG TCCTCGGAGCACATCCCGCCGGGTTACGAGGTGGTTTCCCTGCTGGAGGCCCTCAATGGGCCCCTGACGCCGTCGCCGGCCGCGCTGCCCCTGCGAGCCCTGGGGGACCCCCCTGGCGTGGGGACCCTGCCCTCCTACGGCAGCGAGGGCCCCCTGCCCCCCCTGAGGGCCCTGGCACCCCTCGAGCGCCTGCCCGACTGCGGCCCCGTGGGGCTCAAGCTGAAGAAAAGCATCTCCAA GTCCATCTCACAGAACTCCTCCATCCTGCCtgaagaggaggatgagaaGTCGTGCACTGAGTCAGAGCTGAGGGTGGCCAGGAGGAGATCCCCGGCCCGGCATGAGGAG GAATGTGGTGCAACCCCAGAGAGTGAAAACCTCACCCTGTCATCATCAGGAGCCATCGACCAGTCCTCGTGCACTGGGACACCCCTGTCCTCCACCATCTCGTCCCCAGAAG aGCCcgtgagcagcagcctggctcagTCCGTCATGTCCATGGCCtcctcccagagccagcactcccagctcagcaccGACACCGTGTCCTCCATGTCTGGCTCCTACATCGCCCCTGGCAcggaggaggaagaggaggaggaggaggaagaggagggggacATGCTCCCCTCACCCGCGGCCGCGAGCGCCACAGCCTCTGATGGAGAG TCAACACCTGTGGAGTCCCCAGATCTGAATTTTGTCAGCATCTCTGCCGAGGAGCGCGATGCTGAG GGCAACGATGTGCTGGAGGACGAGGACGCCTCTCCCACACAGGAAGACG GCCCGAGGACAGGCGCTTTCCTCGGTCTGAGCTGTGACAATAACAATGACATGGGCATCGCACACGTGAGAGCGCTGGACAATAAACTGTGCTCTGAGGCCTGCTTACCTG GCTCCTCCGTCTGTGTGAAAGTTCATGTTCGCTCTGTGCCAACACGGTTTCCTCCACCCACGCTtgtgccccttccctgcccagagTTGCCCAAAG CCGCCGTGCCGGACTCCTGCCCCATTAACATTGAGGAATAG
- the RNF157 gene encoding E3 ubiquitin ligase RNF157 isoform X2, whose translation MGALTSRQNAGVEEVDIPANSVYRYPPKSGSYFANHFIMGGEKFDSTHPEGYLFGENSDLNFLGNRPVVFPYAAPPPQEPVKTLRSLINIRKDTLRLVKCSEEVKTPGEEVSKAKVHYNVEFTFDTDARVAITIYYQATEEFHNGVASYTPRDNSLQSETVHYKRGVCQQFCVPSHTIDPSEWSEEELGFDLDREVYPMVVQAVVDEGEEHSGHCHVLLATFEKHSDGTFCVKPLKQKQVVDGVSYLLQEIYGIENKYNTQDSKVAEDEVSDNSAECVVCLSDVRDTLILPCRHLCLCNTCADTLRYQANNCPICRLPFRALLQIRAMRKKLGPLSPTSFNPIIAAQTSDSEEHSSSEHIPPGYEVVSLLEALNGPLTPSPAALPLRALGDPPGVGTLPSYGSEGPLPPLRALAPLERLPDCGPVGLKLKKSISKSISQNSSILPEEEDEKSCTESELRVARRRSPARHEEECGATPESENLTLSSSGAIDQSSCTGTPLSSTISSPEEPVSSSLAQSVMSMASSQSQHSQLSTDTVSSMSGSYIAPGTEEEEEEEEEEEGDMLPSPAAASATASDGESTPVESPDLNFVSISAEERDAEGNDVLEDEDASPTQEDGPRTGAFLGLSCDNNNDMGIAHVRALDNKLCSEACLPGPEAANNNVGLQQTWPRCPPGPPEQAAARPARVRAQPRGGTEPPAHPEGPWCLGTLGIVAATPRLYQD comes from the exons ATGGGGGCTCTGACCAGCCGGCAGAACGCAGGGGTGGAGGAAGTGGATATCCCCGCTAATTCCGTCTACAGATACCCCCCGAAATCCG GGAGTTACTTCGCCAACCACTTCATCATGGGCGGGGAGAAGTTCGACTCCACGCACCCCGAGGGGTACCTGTTCGGCGAGAACAGCGACCTCAACTTCCTGGGCAACCGGCCCGTGGTG TTCCCTTATGCTGCTCCACCTCCTCAGGAACCCGTGAAGACCCTCAGGAGTTTAATCAACATCCGCAAGGACACCCTGCGCCTCGTCAA gtGCTCGGAGGAGGTGAAGACCCCGGGGGAAGAAGTGAGCAAAGCCAAGGTGCACTACAACGTGGAGTTCACCTTCGACACGGACGCCCGTGTGGCCATAACCATCTACTACCAGGCCACTGAGGAATTCCACAACGGGGTGGCGAG CTACACCCCCAGGGACAACAGCCTGCAGTCAGAGACGGTGCACTACAAGCGGGGGGTGTGCCAGCAGTTCTGTGTGCCCTCCCACACCATCGACCCGTCCGAGTGGAGCGAGGAGGAG ctgggCTTCGACCTGGACCGCGAGGTTTATCCCATGGTGGTGCAGGCAGTGGTGGATGAAGGAGAGG AGCACAGTGGGCACTGCCACGTGCTGCTGGCCACCTTTGAGAAG CACAGTGATGGCACCTTCTGCGTGAAGCCCCTCAAGCAGAAGCAAGTG GTGGATGGTGTGAGCTACCTCCTGCAGGAGATCTACGGCATTGAGAACAAGTACAACACGCAGGACTCCAAG gtggCCGAGGACGAGGTGAGCGATAACAGCGCCGAGTGCGTGGTGTGCCTGTCGGACGTGCGGGACACGCTGATCCTGCCCTGCCGCCACCTCTGCCTGTGCAACACCTGCGCCGACACCCTGCGCTACCAGGCCAACAACTGCCCCATCTGCCGGCTGC ctttCCGAGCCTTGCTTCAAATCCGAGCCATGAGGAAAAAGCTGGGCCCACTCTCGCCCACCAGCTTCAACCCCATCATCGCCGCGCAGACCTCGGACTCCGAGGAGCACTCG TCCTCGGAGCACATCCCGCCGGGTTACGAGGTGGTTTCCCTGCTGGAGGCCCTCAATGGGCCCCTGACGCCGTCGCCGGCCGCGCTGCCCCTGCGAGCCCTGGGGGACCCCCCTGGCGTGGGGACCCTGCCCTCCTACGGCAGCGAGGGCCCCCTGCCCCCCCTGAGGGCCCTGGCACCCCTCGAGCGCCTGCCCGACTGCGGCCCCGTGGGGCTCAAGCTGAAGAAAAGCATCTCCAA GTCCATCTCACAGAACTCCTCCATCCTGCCtgaagaggaggatgagaaGTCGTGCACTGAGTCAGAGCTGAGGGTGGCCAGGAGGAGATCCCCGGCCCGGCATGAGGAG GAATGTGGTGCAACCCCAGAGAGTGAAAACCTCACCCTGTCATCATCAGGAGCCATCGACCAGTCCTCGTGCACTGGGACACCCCTGTCCTCCACCATCTCGTCCCCAGAAG aGCCcgtgagcagcagcctggctcagTCCGTCATGTCCATGGCCtcctcccagagccagcactcccagctcagcaccGACACCGTGTCCTCCATGTCTGGCTCCTACATCGCCCCTGGCAcggaggaggaagaggaggaggaggaggaagaggagggggacATGCTCCCCTCACCCGCGGCCGCGAGCGCCACAGCCTCTGATGGAGAG TCAACACCTGTGGAGTCCCCAGATCTGAATTTTGTCAGCATCTCTGCCGAGGAGCGCGATGCTGAG GGCAACGATGTGCTGGAGGACGAGGACGCCTCTCCCACACAGGAAGACG GCCCGAGGACAGGCGCTTTCCTCGGTCTGAGCTGTGACAATAACAATGACATGGGCATCGCACACGTGAGAGCGCTGGACAATAAACTGTGCTCTGAGGCCTGCTTACCTG GCCCAGAGGCAGCCAACAACAACGTGGGGCTGCAGCAGACctggccccgctgccccccgggccccccggagcaggcagcagcccgCCCTGCCCGTGTGAGGGCTCAGCCTCGGGGGGGCACggagccccctgcccacccagaGGGACCCTGGTgtctgggcaccctgggcatCGTCGCCGCCACCCCTCGGCTGTACCAGGActga
- the RNF157 gene encoding E3 ubiquitin ligase RNF157 isoform X4 translates to MGALTSRQNAGVEEVDIPANSVYRYPPKSGSYFANHFIMGGEKFDSTHPEGYLFGENSDLNFLGNRPVVFPYAAPPPQEPVKTLRSLINIRKDTLRLVKCSEEVKTPGEEVSKAKVHYNVEFTFDTDARVAITIYYQATEEFHNGVASYTPRDNSLQSETVHYKRGVCQQFCVPSHTIDPSEWSEEELGFDLDREVYPMVVQAVVDEGEEHSGHCHVLLATFEKHSDGTFCVKPLKQKQVVDGVSYLLQEIYGIENKYNTQDSKVAEDEVSDNSAECVVCLSDVRDTLILPCRHLCLCNTCADTLRYQANNCPICRLPFRALLQIRAMRKKLGPLSPTSFNPIIAAQTSDSEEHSSSEHIPPGYEVVSLLEALNGPLTPSPAALPLRALGDPPGVGTLPSYGSEGPLPPLRALAPLERLPDCGPVGLKLKKSISKSISQNSSILPEEEDEKSCTESELRVARRRSPARHEEECGATPESENLTLSSSGAIDQSSCTGTPLSSTISSPEEPVSSSLAQSVMSMASSQSQHSQLSTDTVSSMSGSYIAPGTEEEEEEEEEEEGDMLPSPAAASATASDGESTPVESPDLNFVSISAEERDAEGNDVLEDEDASPTQEDGPRTGAFLGLSCDNNNDMGIAHVRALDNKLCSEACLPAAVPDSCPINIEE, encoded by the exons ATGGGGGCTCTGACCAGCCGGCAGAACGCAGGGGTGGAGGAAGTGGATATCCCCGCTAATTCCGTCTACAGATACCCCCCGAAATCCG GGAGTTACTTCGCCAACCACTTCATCATGGGCGGGGAGAAGTTCGACTCCACGCACCCCGAGGGGTACCTGTTCGGCGAGAACAGCGACCTCAACTTCCTGGGCAACCGGCCCGTGGTG TTCCCTTATGCTGCTCCACCTCCTCAGGAACCCGTGAAGACCCTCAGGAGTTTAATCAACATCCGCAAGGACACCCTGCGCCTCGTCAA gtGCTCGGAGGAGGTGAAGACCCCGGGGGAAGAAGTGAGCAAAGCCAAGGTGCACTACAACGTGGAGTTCACCTTCGACACGGACGCCCGTGTGGCCATAACCATCTACTACCAGGCCACTGAGGAATTCCACAACGGGGTGGCGAG CTACACCCCCAGGGACAACAGCCTGCAGTCAGAGACGGTGCACTACAAGCGGGGGGTGTGCCAGCAGTTCTGTGTGCCCTCCCACACCATCGACCCGTCCGAGTGGAGCGAGGAGGAG ctgggCTTCGACCTGGACCGCGAGGTTTATCCCATGGTGGTGCAGGCAGTGGTGGATGAAGGAGAGG AGCACAGTGGGCACTGCCACGTGCTGCTGGCCACCTTTGAGAAG CACAGTGATGGCACCTTCTGCGTGAAGCCCCTCAAGCAGAAGCAAGTG GTGGATGGTGTGAGCTACCTCCTGCAGGAGATCTACGGCATTGAGAACAAGTACAACACGCAGGACTCCAAG gtggCCGAGGACGAGGTGAGCGATAACAGCGCCGAGTGCGTGGTGTGCCTGTCGGACGTGCGGGACACGCTGATCCTGCCCTGCCGCCACCTCTGCCTGTGCAACACCTGCGCCGACACCCTGCGCTACCAGGCCAACAACTGCCCCATCTGCCGGCTGC ctttCCGAGCCTTGCTTCAAATCCGAGCCATGAGGAAAAAGCTGGGCCCACTCTCGCCCACCAGCTTCAACCCCATCATCGCCGCGCAGACCTCGGACTCCGAGGAGCACTCG TCCTCGGAGCACATCCCGCCGGGTTACGAGGTGGTTTCCCTGCTGGAGGCCCTCAATGGGCCCCTGACGCCGTCGCCGGCCGCGCTGCCCCTGCGAGCCCTGGGGGACCCCCCTGGCGTGGGGACCCTGCCCTCCTACGGCAGCGAGGGCCCCCTGCCCCCCCTGAGGGCCCTGGCACCCCTCGAGCGCCTGCCCGACTGCGGCCCCGTGGGGCTCAAGCTGAAGAAAAGCATCTCCAA GTCCATCTCACAGAACTCCTCCATCCTGCCtgaagaggaggatgagaaGTCGTGCACTGAGTCAGAGCTGAGGGTGGCCAGGAGGAGATCCCCGGCCCGGCATGAGGAG GAATGTGGTGCAACCCCAGAGAGTGAAAACCTCACCCTGTCATCATCAGGAGCCATCGACCAGTCCTCGTGCACTGGGACACCCCTGTCCTCCACCATCTCGTCCCCAGAAG aGCCcgtgagcagcagcctggctcagTCCGTCATGTCCATGGCCtcctcccagagccagcactcccagctcagcaccGACACCGTGTCCTCCATGTCTGGCTCCTACATCGCCCCTGGCAcggaggaggaagaggaggaggaggaggaagaggagggggacATGCTCCCCTCACCCGCGGCCGCGAGCGCCACAGCCTCTGATGGAGAG TCAACACCTGTGGAGTCCCCAGATCTGAATTTTGTCAGCATCTCTGCCGAGGAGCGCGATGCTGAG GGCAACGATGTGCTGGAGGACGAGGACGCCTCTCCCACACAGGAAGACG GCCCGAGGACAGGCGCTTTCCTCGGTCTGAGCTGTGACAATAACAATGACATGGGCATCGCACACGTGAGAGCGCTGGACAATAAACTGTGCTCTGAGGCCTGCTTACCTG CCGCCGTGCCGGACTCCTGCCCCATTAACATTGAGGAATAG
- the RNF157 gene encoding E3 ubiquitin ligase RNF157 isoform X1, which yields MGALTSRQNAGVEEVDIPANSVYRYPPKSGSYFANHFIMGGEKFDSTHPEGYLFGENSDLNFLGNRPVVEPVKTLRSLINIRKDTLRLVKCSEEVKTPGEEVSKAKVHYNVEFTFDTDARVAITIYYQATEEFHNGVASYTPRDNSLQSETVHYKRGVCQQFCVPSHTIDPSEWSEEELGFDLDREVYPMVVQAVVDEGEEHSGHCHVLLATFEKHSDGTFCVKPLKQKQVVDGVSYLLQEIYGIENKYNTQDSKVAEDEVSDNSAECVVCLSDVRDTLILPCRHLCLCNTCADTLRYQANNCPICRLPFRALLQIRAMRKKLGPLSPTSFNPIIAAQTSDSEEHSSSEHIPPGYEVVSLLEALNGPLTPSPAALPLRALGDPPGVGTLPSYGSEGPLPPLRALAPLERLPDCGPVGLKLKKSISKSISQNSSILPEEEDEKSCTESELRVARRRSPARHEEECGATPESENLTLSSSGAIDQSSCTGTPLSSTISSPEEPVSSSLAQSVMSMASSQSQHSQLSTDTVSSMSGSYIAPGTEEEEEEEEEEEGDMLPSPAAASATASDGESTPVESPDLNFVSISAEERDAEGNDVLEDEDASPTQEDGPRTGAFLGLSCDNNNDMGIAHVRALDNKLCSEACLPGSSVCVKVHVRSVPTRFPPPTLVPLPCPELPKGDKCIEHPWPLCGRGQWAGDPAQPCRLFFLSLCVGKRAKKPKQHPPWGLSQYICGQAESSSACALPLQLTLWQVPDLQQVLESQEGG from the exons ATGGGGGCTCTGACCAGCCGGCAGAACGCAGGGGTGGAGGAAGTGGATATCCCCGCTAATTCCGTCTACAGATACCCCCCGAAATCCG GGAGTTACTTCGCCAACCACTTCATCATGGGCGGGGAGAAGTTCGACTCCACGCACCCCGAGGGGTACCTGTTCGGCGAGAACAGCGACCTCAACTTCCTGGGCAACCGGCCCGTGGTG GAACCCGTGAAGACCCTCAGGAGTTTAATCAACATCCGCAAGGACACCCTGCGCCTCGTCAA gtGCTCGGAGGAGGTGAAGACCCCGGGGGAAGAAGTGAGCAAAGCCAAGGTGCACTACAACGTGGAGTTCACCTTCGACACGGACGCCCGTGTGGCCATAACCATCTACTACCAGGCCACTGAGGAATTCCACAACGGGGTGGCGAG CTACACCCCCAGGGACAACAGCCTGCAGTCAGAGACGGTGCACTACAAGCGGGGGGTGTGCCAGCAGTTCTGTGTGCCCTCCCACACCATCGACCCGTCCGAGTGGAGCGAGGAGGAG ctgggCTTCGACCTGGACCGCGAGGTTTATCCCATGGTGGTGCAGGCAGTGGTGGATGAAGGAGAGG AGCACAGTGGGCACTGCCACGTGCTGCTGGCCACCTTTGAGAAG CACAGTGATGGCACCTTCTGCGTGAAGCCCCTCAAGCAGAAGCAAGTG GTGGATGGTGTGAGCTACCTCCTGCAGGAGATCTACGGCATTGAGAACAAGTACAACACGCAGGACTCCAAG gtggCCGAGGACGAGGTGAGCGATAACAGCGCCGAGTGCGTGGTGTGCCTGTCGGACGTGCGGGACACGCTGATCCTGCCCTGCCGCCACCTCTGCCTGTGCAACACCTGCGCCGACACCCTGCGCTACCAGGCCAACAACTGCCCCATCTGCCGGCTGC ctttCCGAGCCTTGCTTCAAATCCGAGCCATGAGGAAAAAGCTGGGCCCACTCTCGCCCACCAGCTTCAACCCCATCATCGCCGCGCAGACCTCGGACTCCGAGGAGCACTCG TCCTCGGAGCACATCCCGCCGGGTTACGAGGTGGTTTCCCTGCTGGAGGCCCTCAATGGGCCCCTGACGCCGTCGCCGGCCGCGCTGCCCCTGCGAGCCCTGGGGGACCCCCCTGGCGTGGGGACCCTGCCCTCCTACGGCAGCGAGGGCCCCCTGCCCCCCCTGAGGGCCCTGGCACCCCTCGAGCGCCTGCCCGACTGCGGCCCCGTGGGGCTCAAGCTGAAGAAAAGCATCTCCAA GTCCATCTCACAGAACTCCTCCATCCTGCCtgaagaggaggatgagaaGTCGTGCACTGAGTCAGAGCTGAGGGTGGCCAGGAGGAGATCCCCGGCCCGGCATGAGGAG GAATGTGGTGCAACCCCAGAGAGTGAAAACCTCACCCTGTCATCATCAGGAGCCATCGACCAGTCCTCGTGCACTGGGACACCCCTGTCCTCCACCATCTCGTCCCCAGAAG aGCCcgtgagcagcagcctggctcagTCCGTCATGTCCATGGCCtcctcccagagccagcactcccagctcagcaccGACACCGTGTCCTCCATGTCTGGCTCCTACATCGCCCCTGGCAcggaggaggaagaggaggaggaggaggaagaggagggggacATGCTCCCCTCACCCGCGGCCGCGAGCGCCACAGCCTCTGATGGAGAG TCAACACCTGTGGAGTCCCCAGATCTGAATTTTGTCAGCATCTCTGCCGAGGAGCGCGATGCTGAG GGCAACGATGTGCTGGAGGACGAGGACGCCTCTCCCACACAGGAAGACG GCCCGAGGACAGGCGCTTTCCTCGGTCTGAGCTGTGACAATAACAATGACATGGGCATCGCACACGTGAGAGCGCTGGACAATAAACTGTGCTCTGAGGCCTGCTTACCTG GCTCCTCCGTCTGTGTGAAAGTTCATGTTCGCTCTGTGCCAACACGGTTTCCTCCACCCACGCTtgtgccccttccctgcccagagTTGCCCAAAGGTGACAAATGTATTGAACACCCCTGGCCCCTGTGTGGAAGGGGGCAGTGGGCTGGggaccctgcccagccctgcaggctcttCTTCCTCAGCCTGTGTGTGGGGAAACGAgccaaaaagccaaaacaacaCCCTCCATGGGGTCTCAGTCAATACATTTGTGGACAagctgaaagcagctctgcctgtgccttgCCCCTTCAGCTGACTTTGTGGCAGGTCCCAgacctgcagcaggtgctggagaGCCAAGAGGGTGGGTGA
- the UBALD2 gene encoding UBA-like domain-containing protein 2, whose protein sequence is MSVNMEELRHQVMINQFVLAAGCAADQAKQLLQAAHWQFETALSAFFQETNIPSSHHPPQMMCTPSNTPATPPNFPDALAMFSKLRTSESLQSSNSPITSMACSPPGSFSPFWASSPPSHQPSWLPPSSPTAHGLHHHLHHPQPSWPPTPPAPAPPQKAVATMDGQR, encoded by the exons aTGTCCGTCAACATGGAGGAGCTGCGGCACCAGGTGATGATCAACCAGTTCGTGCTGGCAGCGGGCTGCGCCGCCGACCAggccaagcagctgctgcaggcggCACACTGGCAGTTTGAG ACAGCCCTCAGCGCCTTCTTCCAGGAGACCAACATTCCCAGCAGCCACCACCCCCCCCAGATG aTGTGCACCCCCAGCAACACGCCGGCCACGCCGCCCAACTTCCCGGACGCGCTGGCCATGTTCTCCAAGCTGCGCACCTCggagagcctgcagagcagcaacaGCCCCATCACCTCCATGGCCTGCTCCCCCCCGGGCAGCTTCAGCCCCTTCTGGGCCTCCTCGCCCCCCAGCCAccagccctcctggctgcccccGTCCTCGCCCACCGCCCACGGCCTCCACCACCACCTGCACCACCCGCAGCCCTCCTGGCCACCCACCCCCCCGGCCCCTGCCCCCCCACAGAAAGCCGTGGCCACCATGGATGGGCAGAGATAA